In the Microcebus murinus isolate Inina chromosome X, M.murinus_Inina_mat1.0, whole genome shotgun sequence genome, GAGTTCAAGAAAGAGAAGCAGCAAAAAGTGATTTGACCTGGAGGAAGTTAGCAGTGCTTTCTGAGGTTAAGTGGTTTTTGACTGGGCAGGTGGTTTCTATTACATAAATGGTGCCTTATATGGAATGAGACATTTAGATCAACATCTTATTTCACACAGAACATTAAAGAGCCATTATAATTagactcactcattcattcatttatccattagCATTTATTGTGCTCTTACAAGTGCCTGACTCTACTAAGCTCCATGGGGTAGGGGTACCTAATAGAAAAGCCATAATTACATCGTAATGGCTTCTCTCTCACAAGCAAGCTGGGCAAAGTTTAAAACTGATGACTTAAAAATGAAAGTCTCATTTCCCTGTAGCTGTTTCagtttatatattcttttctgatatattagccttttgttttcctttttttaattaggaAGTTTTTGTTTGCCACATCACAAAGTGTCAATGCAGAGAAGCAGCAAACTGGTATCAAATCTCAAAGTATCATATGTATGCTGcgaggaaaaacagaaatggcATTTATATCttggtttagatttttttttctacaaacacaaacaaaagccCACACAGAATAGTCCAAAGGAATCAAAGTTTCCCTAGTTTCACAAGAAAATGCATACGTTGCTTCGCATCTCATAATTTAACAGATTTGTTTGGCCACATCACTGACAAGGTACCAACTTGGATTCTGACAGGAGGTTAAAAACATCAAGTCTCAAAGATTCTTTGTGAGCTCTCAGGAAAACCAGAAATGGCATTTATAGCGTGTGTTAGGTATTTATTTCCACTAAAGTTTGATGCCTAGAACATAAACCCAACAACCCACATGGAATAGGCCATGGAAAGCTACCAAGCTTTCCACACTTTCAGAAAATATACCTAGAGATCTCTGCTGCTCAAAATGAAGTTCAGGAGCTAGCTGCCTTGCAGTGAGCAACCTGGTGCCTGCAAATAAGGCAACCCACGGGATACATTTGGAACatcaaaaataaaggagaattattttaaatttaaatatggatATATCGTGGAGACAAATGTAAAAAATTCTCGAATTTTATGAAACTTCAAAGTCCAGAGCCCAGGCCTGCACCTCCAAGGAAATTCACTTCCACTGCCATTTAAGGGTGTTGCCATGAAAAGGCGCAGACAGATCTACTGTGCCAGCTGGAAACTGGATCTCTCTGGGTCTAGTGAACCCTCTCTCTAACCAGCTTTTCTAATTAGCAAGCTATTAAAGACACATGAACTTTTCTTTGCGCCAGTTATAATCAGGTGAAACCAGATTCCTCATTACTTTGAGATTTAAGCTTCCAATCCAGTATGCGCATGCACACGTCAGCTATAAGGGACTTTTATAACTGGCTATCCAAACTAAAcccatcttaaaaattaaaacaatcaaCCTACCTGAGGAGTGATGCAcggtgttttttttctctctctctctctctttctactttcctacagtttttttcattttaataatgaaggggaaacttttttataaaaaatctcCTACTTGGCCAGGCGCcgaggctcacacctataatcctagcactctgggaggccgggttgggaggatctctcaaggtcaggagtttgaaaccagcctgagcaagagcaagacccccgtctctattaaaaatagaaagaaataaattggccaactaaaaatatatagaaaaaaattagccgggcatggtagtgcatgcctgtagccccagctactcgggaggctgaggcagaaggattgcttgagcccaggagtttgaggttgctgtgagctaggttgatgccacggcaccctagcccaagcaacagagtaagactctgtctcaaaaaaacaaacaaacaaaaaactcctacttaaagaaaaactttaaaagttcttCAATGACATTATGGTGAAAAATGCCTGTCTGAAAATCGCTCcgataatcttttaaatatttgcttctttACTTTCACTAATGCCAATAGCCAAAGATCTGATTTACTGCATTTGGAGTCACTAGTttccaactttattttcttaccaCTTTATCTTCTTATGTCAAGTAACCCCTGACAAATGTTATAGTGGAGAATATCCTTTTTCTGCAATAACTCCaagcatttaaaaacatgtatgcaAGATTCATTATTCTTAACTAACTAGTTTTTATCTACTTATAACTATAACTGACTGCCTCTTCAATTCAAGGACTGTGTGGCAATCAGAGATGAGATAGGTTCTAACTGATATAAGACTCAAAAAATATAATTCCCCCCACTTCAACTCAAATTTTAACAATTATTCATTTCCTTATTATCCTGAAGATATAGGCTATATCCCTCCCTATACAACTTTTTGATGTAAATTATACAATCAAAAAAGTCTGATCTCTAGGAGAATGCTAAGCATGTTATATTTCATAACATGGAATGTAATCTTTTCACAGGGAATAGTTTTTCAAACAgggacattaattttttttaatgacacagAGTTAAGACCTTAGCCTTACATTTCACATCTGAAAACTGTACTCCAAGTAGAAATGTGGGGCTTAGCTTTTTCAGTGGAAGACAATCATTCCAGCAGATTttctaaaagttaatttaaacacagttattttggaggaaaacaatatttattgtgtaaaagatttatatttattaatcaaaGGCACAAATCAAAACTAAGACTACTAAAGTTGACCATAATATTGACAATTAAGTCATATCAACCTGGTAAGGAAATACCAGCTAAAGCTAATGAAGATAAGTTCCATTAAATTCCtaatgaaaatacaataattCCGACACCATTAAAGTAATAACTAGAACCTTTCAAACAATAgggaaaatataaacatcatAATAAATCCTTTAATTTGGAGGCAAAGAAATGTAAAGCATGTGCTGAAACCTGATGGATCACAGAACATCGGTAATGCCTTTTAGTCTTGGGTGCCTTAGACTGTTACCATCATCCAACAACTCTGATGATGGATGCCATCCAATGACTTACTGGAATTAAATTACACAATGTGACTCTCTGCCTGTCAGCAGAACAGAGAGTAATGAAACATTTTAACTTCTTGGTGCAAATTATACAATCAAACCAGATAACCTTGGCTGGAAAGGGGCCAGTTCAGGGAGGTCAATTTTCTATCACACTACATCAATAGCAAATTCAGAAGGGTCAATTTTCCACCTTATAGCACTACATCAAAATAGCAAATTCACAGtgccttccaaaggccccacactaagaaaaataaaagtcaagagGAACAGAGTGTTACTTCATTTACAATTTACTAGCTCTTCCAGTGTATCAGAGTGATAGGGAGTTTCAACAGTCTAAGGTGAATGGGACAGAAGGTGGACTTAGAAAATCCTGAACAAGTATCTCAATTGAACCAGGCTATTGGTGTAGTTTTTCAGTCTATTGGTAAGTAGTGTCGTCAGTCTTCCATCCAGGCAATCTTGTAGAGTTCACAGGGGGGAACCTAAGTGTCctaaaatgaaagggaaaaagttAATTTACTTGTTACCCAAATTTCAACATCTGTATTCACTCGCAGGCATGCGAATCTATTCCCACTAATGAAGACCTTCCCACATGTTCCTAGTCAGTGGCTCAATTAAAATGTGAAAGGTGCCCTAGGGATCAATTCAGCCAACAGTTCTCACAGTATTTTACCATTCAAAGGCTGAAGCTATTGAAACACATGTTTCCCCCAAATCTGGTTTCTGGTTAGGCCAAATGAGTTTATAACTCTCACAATAGTTCACCAAAAAACATCTTTTTACCAGAAAGCAACACTCTCAATGACTAAGATTGTGGTAAATGAAAAGTAGGTAAAGGACTAGGGAAAATGTCAATATTGATCAAGAGCAGAGATATTTGCCAGGGAACTTCATGAATAATGTCATTATTgggattctttatttttcctcactcTAGGTCAAAATATGTTAGAAAGGGGATCATTGATGATCTTTAGGctgacatatatataaacatgtaaacCCAAAGGGACTCTTCTGTTCTGTAAATGGAGAGAGCGTGCACAGATAAGCTGTAGCTAAGTCACTGCTTTCTGGCCATGCCTTGTGTACCTGTCTCTTGTGTATATGGTGCAAGATTTAAATATACTGCTAGACAAGAACTTCTTGGCAAACTCAGGCCATGTATCACATGCACAGGCTGGAGTAAATATCAACACTAACAAGAGCTGAGGACCAAAATGAATGTACCTTAAAATTGGAGAGGAGTAAGCCCACAGATCCGCTGGTTACACTATCTCATACTGGTTATTAGTTATGGCGCGAGAGAGGCAGTAAGCTTGATAGATTCCAAACAGCTggaaataaaagatgaacaaaattaaatGCACACACAAAAGAGCTCCAAGACCTCAGAATCATAGATATATTCTCCTTTCACCTGTAATTCACTAATAATTTCCTTCCTTGTGTTTTCCTAGACAGTTATGTAATATTCTGCAGCACCTATGTCACATTCAGAGAATATGTGACCCAGAATTTCATAACTATCACCAAGTGAAAATCCAGTAATGGTTCAGGAAACTCTCACCCAAGGAAAATTAAGAAGTCATAAGTTTTCTCCTACTCTCAGTTACCAGAAAAAACAAGGACCTGGCTTTCAATAAGCATCTTATCTAATAAAATCTCCATctatgaaggcagagattttcTGGGAAAAATCTACACCAGTGCTACAAAGATGGAAATGCTCTAGAATCCCTGTTCTGTCCATCAGCCTCATGGCTACTGGGTACTTCAACTGGGGTTCCAGCAACTGaggctttcattttatttaataattataaccTTTTAAGAGTGGCCTTGTATTAGCGCAGATTTATATATAGCTATGcttgctactttaaaaatatattaagactAAATTTAGATTAGTCTTATTTCCataatgctaaagaaaaaaacttcatgccctgaaaaaaatcatttagagcCACAATACAAACTTTTCATGCTACAGTGAGAAACACAACTTGGGAAATGCAACTTGAGAATTTGACCTACAACACAGCATCTACCAAAAATAATAGGCACGTAATGAATGTGGTGTTGTGTAATCTAAATTTTAGTAGGTAGGAACTTACGTGCAACTCATCAGGCAGTTGTAGCCCAGGAAAGAAAGATCCTAATAATGTTTTAGAATCTTGACTGACTGCAGAGAAAAACAAGGTTCCCATCTATATAATGTTTTGTTTAGTTAATGAATTATGATGCTGGAAAGTTGCCATAACTAAAAGGGCACTGAGTCTTTCCATAGTTAATGGCTTGCAAAAGATATGTCCTTCTACAAGTTAATTCTGAATCTTGCTTTTTATAGTTTCAAGGCACGATCGGCCATGGTAAAGAGTACatgaaataggaataaaatttagAGAAGTCTGTagttgtggaaaacagtataggaAAACATAAAATCCAAGACCTCAAAACACTGGAATGAAAAGAGCAGAACATCCTCTCTTCCTAAGTAAAACAAATCTAAcaaaattcatgagtggattaagaaaatgtaatatatatatataccatgaagtactactgagccataaaaaggaatgaatattgtcttttacagcaacttggatgaaactggagaccattattctaagtgaagtatgtcaGGAATGGAAAGCCAAATAACACATGTACTCCGTAATAACTGGgagctaatcaatgggcacacacaggcacagagagatgtaaacgtcattggaaatcaagaagggagaaggaggacaggagtaaaaacctacctattgggtacaatgaacactattcggatgatgggcacactaaaagccctgacctaagcattataaaaggtatccatgtaacaaaaatgtttgtaccccctaaatattttgaaataagcaaaacaaaaacaaaacaaaaaagacccagtcaaaaatcaaaatcaatattACATATGCACAATAAGTCCAATCAAGACTTCACCATAAGAAAAACTAAGTATTTCTACACTGTGACCAGTAACTGACAGTTCTGTGAAAATGTGACTACTTGAAAAATGTCCTCACTGTGCAAGCCCCTGAAGCAAACAGTTTAAGCCATAAAAGTGAAAATCTTCTGGCTTATGCCTACAAGAGGGATAAAACATTTCCTAAAGAACTACAAGGACTTACCTGGCAGCAAGCGATTCCAAAGGAAATTCCGGCAACAATTCCTATTTTTGACTCTAAAATGGTCAGCACCTTTTTAATACAACCctaaaggaggggaaaaaaagattaagtaTAGCACAAGCAATCTATGTATGCTTTTCCTTATGGCAATAAATACTTTGATCATATATCTCTGCAGAAAGACATATGGACCATAACCTTTGATTGTCATTTTACTGAAATCTGTTCTCTTCCATATATTCTCAACACAAttgttattttaaactatttcctCCTTTTGAATTATGCATTTAAAAGTGTTACTTGCCAGCTCTGTGAACTCAAGTCTTACCCGCCCAGCCTACTTCTGGTTATGTGTACTACTgtgagtaaaaattaaaaattgagtcaACTCTATATTTGGTTAAGTCCtcaaatattatcaaataaaaagttttaaaaagactcCTTACTTCATTGTTTACTTGATCTGCATCTCTCTGTGGAGAACAATCTTGAAGTTTACAACAACTCTTGGGAAATCCTTTTTCTGAGTAATAATCAGTATCTGTCCAATCTTTATAATCGGTGATACCACAGCAATGCAACTGAAAAGTCCAACAAAAGCATTTATACTTAATATTACAACTTTGTACCCAAACATTTACCCTAAAATCATCTTCTATTGCAATTTGTGCTCAAAACAACATTTATCATACTACATGAATTCTCTCCTGAATTGATTCAAGAGATTAGCACTGGGTTCTTTATTAGCACCAAGTATGACAGTTTTGAACTGGCCTTTCTTTCCTGCTATAGTTGATATTAACAGTACTTTGTTCTATGATGTAagtggggaaggaaaaaaacagatgcacatgtgaggaaaataaaacatgtcaCAGTTCCTTCCTGTACAAGTAGACAAGATCTAGTATCCAGGCTCTATTCTTTTCTCTGAAGCAATAAGGAATGTGTTCCCCTCTTGAGAAGCTACCACCTATAACTACTTACCGTATTTTGGATCTTGTCTACTGCATTGCTTCTATAATCTCCCGTAGAGTTATAATGCTTCAAAGCGTTCTCATAATTATTCTTAAAGGTGTTCTTAATCTACAGCAAAAAATCACAATGCCAGTAAACAAATATTCTAGAAAGTTCTTTCGGTTTTCTAGGTCAAATAAGAAGTTCTCACATTAACCAAACAATGGTCCTATCTCTGACAGGGGCAACATGTATGCTAATGAACTTCCATGGCCAATCCTGTTCTCTAAGGGATATAGTTTAGCTGAGGGGACTACTAAGTAAAACATTACAATACAAGATGATAACCACTAAAAGTTCAAAGTGCTGTGGGAGCATGTATTTATCCAAGTGGCAGCACAGTACTGGTGTATTCTATACCCTCCCATCTTCCTCTACTTTAAACTGAGTACAAATTTGATGCCTATGGAATTTTTAAGCTACAAAACCTTATTGTGGGAGACTACACTACCATTTTGTAAAACACTTTCATTGACGAACCTTCACTACTCACTGAATGACTTCCTAACAACCCTAGGTTTACCTGATTTCTAATTCAACATTAAACTTTTGATGATTTGTATTAAGTATATCCaatcttttcaaaatacatgGCAAAAGTGAAGAAGTATCGATTCTGTGCCTTCAATATTTTCCTATCAGTAAAGTTACAAATTGTACTATCTCCACTTTAACAGGACACTTTGtaattttctaaactttctttTACATTAAAAGTGGGCCAGAATTTTTACAAGAAAGCCATATTGTTAGTTACAGGTTTAAATACAGAGGTCTAACTCTATTACCTAAATTAATCCGTTTTTATCTCTTaaaggataaattttaatatattaagctTCCCTAATTCAGGCTTACCTCATGTCTGAAAACAAATCCTAACATGGCAGAGACCACTTGGACCAAAAAAATGAGAGTCAGAAACATTGCATACtgtggaataaaaaagaaagtccaGGTCAGTATAAACAAGCTATATCACAGCTGCAAAGGGAGTCAAAAATTAACAGTGTTATGCTCAATCAGTTCAGCATGTTTTCACTGAAAAGGGCAGgggaaacaataataaaatgactattttgaATGTTGGAATTGGCAGCTGAACAGTTACTTGGTAAGTTTTCATAAAGAACAGGAAGAATCATAAAGAGCTATGGACAGTTCCAAGAAACAAAGTGTACAACATATAAGACTTTTCTAAAATCAAGAATCAATACGAAGGAAAACAAGGACTCACCAGTTTTAGCATCCACGCAGAAGCCCGGCAGGTAGCAAAACAACCAAAGGTGCCCAAAAAAATAACGACAATGCCAGTGCCAATCAGCAAAAAAGGGACATTGGTGGCCTTCtcatttaaaagggaaaaataattctcCAGGCTCACCTTGCCCCAAATGCCAACGGCAAGGAGGACAACACCAGCGATCTATGtgggaaatcagaaaataaaaagttatgcaCTGTCTACGGAAGCATCTTCAAATCACTAACCACGAGGTATTTAAGACACAATAGGTGTGATATGCAGGGATATGGCAgacgaggagggaggggagaggggagtaGGAGGAGATCTGCATCCAAGGGTGAACGGTGGACAAGGCATCTTAgcaaaattcttaaaattcatctttgtgtgtgtgtaaagacaAGCCCATGGCATATATGCCCTGGGGAATCAAAACTTTAACTGTTTTACTCCCGCCTTAGAAAGAAAACGTACTTGGAGGGGGGAGAGTGTTTCTATGAGTTCCAGAAACTTCCCCTCGTcgtccccctcccccagtttAGGGATGAGCACAGGGTACAAAGGAATGGGGTACACAAAAGCAAACCCAAAGAGAACAGATTGGCGGGAGTGGAGCCACACCATACTTACCTGAGAAACACTCCCCTCTCAAGAAGCAGTGAAAAGAAAGACACTATTATGCAAGCGAGCCCTCAAAGGGGCCCGACAAGCTAGCCTCCCCAACGGTCCAGGGACACCCTGAGCGTGCTCTGGGGACTTAACTCCCTTCCTCGCCTCCCGCTATCGAACTCAAACGCTTGGCAAGTCTAggtcccagctcagcctctgggCTGCCTCCGTCGCGCACCCCAACCCCGGCGCCGGCGAGATGCCCGAGCTTGGAGCTCAGGTCCCAACGCCCGTCGTCGCCAGAGCCAGGGTCCTAGGAGCGATGGCCGTCCAAATGCCACTCCACCCCCGACCTGAACTCCCAGCGCCTAGGGTCACACCCCCCCACCTAAGCCCGGGATCCCCTGCCGCACCCGGGCGCCTCCGTCTCTCACCCAGAAGATGAAAGTGTAGATCACGAGGACGCTCTTGAAACAAGTAATGACTGGTTTAGTATGTAGTCTCCGAGACGGGGACGCCATGACTAGCCTGAGACCCTGCACCACCTTACTGGTGATCGGAGCAGAGTGAGCGAGACGCGGAGTGCCCGAGTCTCCCCGGAAACTGCCGAAAACTTACGAGCGTCTACAACTGAGAAGAGCCGGAAACACTGTTCAATTTTCTAGAGGGTAAAGTCCGAGAGGCTGTCCGGAAAGTGGCGACAATTTCCGAGCGCCCCCTGCCGAAGGTTACTGAAAACTATGTACAAAGGTTCTAGTGTCGGAAATTTCATAGGTCTTCAAGTGgagctttcttcattttt is a window encoding:
- the TSPAN6 gene encoding tetraspanin-6, which encodes MASPSRRLHTKPVITCFKSVLVIYTFIFWIAGVVLLAVGIWGKVSLENYFSLLNEKATNVPFLLIGTGIVVIFLGTFGCFATCRASAWMLKLYAMFLTLIFLVQVVSAMLGFVFRHEIKNTFKNNYENALKHYNSTGDYRSNAVDKIQNTLHCCGITDYKDWTDTDYYSEKGFPKSCCKLQDCSPQRDADQVNNEGCIKKVLTILESKIGIVAGISFGIACCQLFGIYQAYCLSRAITNNQYEIV